The Vanessa atalanta chromosome 7, ilVanAtal1.2, whole genome shotgun sequence genomic interval AATTTGCTTGCTAAAATCTTTTGAAAGCTTTTATTcacgatattttttatcgatacttCGTTTAAGAGattcttactttttttaattcgtatctgacgaatgaaaaaataatctaaaatataattccaaGTAAAGTAAATACCCTTCATGCTTGTAAATTCTAGAACTGATAACTACAACTTGATCCACTCTAGAATCTGTATACAATATAATGAtgtgaaaatgattaaaataggTACAAAATATGTTCTTggcgtatatttaaaaatgtataaataattattaatttaaataaaaatcgtcaAAATGAatgaacaataacaatttttataataaatcagcCACCAAGAATACGCCTGAATTAAAAAGTATGCTTGGCTGCTAGCGGTGCTtcgaatgaataatatatttttattctaggcGCTTAGCCATACTTCGTACAGTAACATAAATTCGGCTCAAACGATGTATTAAAATTGCAATTTCAATACATCGTTCCAGCCGAAATTCAAGTATCATGGTTGAtgatttgctaaattcattaaTGGTTcgtatcaaatcaaaattaaacgaGGTAGCATGCAAGCCGAACGTGTTGTGAAGTGAGCTGTAAGTTAATTACAAGTGTAATTTTCAACGTTACTGTAAGATTTTTACTTAGACATATTTAAAGTAGTGTTAGGGATATAGCAATTAGTGAAAAGTAGTAACAATGTCCATATCtgtctcattgtctttgatttatatagtgataagtatatataattagtagttATTAAACAAGactttatagttatattaatacaGGCAGTTATCATATCTAAGATCtataattgcaaatatatttaaggttcATAATCGTTTAACGACGTAAACAGGTAATCGATGATTAATGTATATACCTAAGTTCGTTTGTTATTGCAGGATAGAATCGCTGACTTGACTTGCTCTATTACTCTATATGtatacaagaatatatataaagaagaaTTAATATAGACTGACAAATCAATTTAGCAATCTGTTCTCTTTGCACCACTGTATTGCGATGTTTAATGAGAAATCAGAGCTTGATGAATAAAGGCCAACCACTGCTctctgatatattataataatttattctattgcgacgctaaaataaattaattcaatttaatttggtAACCTTAAAAGTAATCAATGCTTAATACTTGACACGATCCGTCTTATACTGTTTgttctttagaaaataattagcagtcgattttacataaaaagtagtaagtatttaaaaaggttttttttttattttttattcggtaCCGTAATACTTGACGAGGACAATGGAAACGTTTCCTGAAGCGTGCAGCcatcacatttatatttacttattccaTATACCAAGTTCGCAGTTGGAAACCAAATTTCGTATAGTTACAATCAGTGCTTTTAGCGACTTCCTTCTTTTGCATACAAtaactaactttaaaattatacaaacatttcTAATATAACTACAACcaaccaaattaattaataatcatttaaattttactgattATGTAAGTTATacgttgttctttttttttaatttgtatctacATTCTAgagttttacaatttttcttaaCTAATGTATAAATGTTTGCTTTGCATTCACGTCGACTACGAaggtaagtttaatattttaccacatatatttttaatgtttgtttattggaTCAATATTTTGACACAAGTTaacctaattataaaatttacttctaTTAAATTACTGACTCGTGCCTTGCCGTTGGTTTAGTGGTTTGCTTCTATGACTTATATGTTCAGAATGGGAATAGGGAATGAAATTCAAAGTCGATCTCacaattataagaattatttttttctgaaattcTTAGTAGGCAACTTCTTAGTAACTCTGAAAAGTTAAGTGTTTACACTTCCGTGCTTCCGAAAACTCGTAAATCTGGCCCCGTGCCTGAAGacttccggtcgtgtcggattaccTTCCCATTAGTATGAGAGGAAATAGACAGTGCACTTTATTATTGAAGTTTGATTTACATCTATATTATTAgaatgcttaatttttgttcttGTTGTTGTGTtatgttcttaattaaaattaaataaccatCGATACTGTCGATAAACAATATTGTCGTATTGTCCGTTAGTCAATTAGAATTGCAATCCTGAatgatttcgttgaaataaaactagattggttatttttgattaaaataatatttgttttcacaCTCCTCGCGATATTCAttctaattagtttatttttaccttattttacCAAAAGcctaaatatttctattttctaagtgatattatttattattactataatttatatggaAAGTTAAGTTAATTGATGTGGCTAGGAAAAAAAACGTTTGCTGTTAAATTAACTCCAAATACCCTAAATACACTCTTCTTAAtactaatactttaataattacatgatttaaaaaagtatatttaaaagtgcTAGAAACAGCagtagtcaaataaaaaaaaaaacttttgattaTCATTCAAATCAATGAACGAATATTACGTGAAACTTATCAGTTTAAGTGAACGTTGCACATTTCTCTTAAAACGAACTACACatacaacataaatattaaatattacatgtaacataaactaataaaacaattaaataattattttttatatcgcaCTCGTCTTTTCctgttatttatgttttaagaaTAATGTTAATACCATATACTCGTAGGAGATTAAGTGCTATATCTTCTGGTTCGGCACGAAGACGAGCTCGGGAGCGACTACGAGCCGAACAAACTCGTACTGAGGGCGAACGGCTCGCGAAAGAAAGACGTGAACAACGATCTAAAGAGAAGTTTGAACAACAGAAGCAGGTATACGCCGATTTTTTCAAATCTGATATCAAATGTTTTGTAACAACATTATACAAATCTCCTTCTCTATTAAGGAAGAACAAATTTTACAACTTTAtccaataaatgaaaattttaatattgtctttaaaaaatcgaaaacgcttaaaatatatacagtattGTTAAAGTTTACTGTTGCGCTTTTcaagagataaattatttattatatatagacttTTTTGCGCCTTCgttagtgatttttattttgtaattaggtaggcagacgggcaaatgggccattgATGAAGAATATCAATTATTCCATATATTCCAATATATCCCTTGTCCctttagttacattggctcacttgtCCTTCATAGAGGAtcataacaatactaattattattgtttggcagtagaatatatgcaAGTAAGTATGTAAGTACCTGCCCAGATGGGTTTTGCACAAGGCTCTactaatcaatcaaaatataggtTAATGAGagatttaaagatatttatatatagacaatTTTGCCGATATctgtcattttatataaaacatttaggtTTAGTgactaatatattttcatatttagcctattccaatagaagAAGAAATTATGATATGCAATTAATTTTGCTtgcaaagttccgataacagtttcgtcgactaTCAAAATGCATTTTTGTCGGAAATCCAGACTCgattcgaccaatgatattaattcgatgttaaatgttgtttattcggCTTTTGTCCTCTTCGTGGATGAGATAGACTTCAAACAGCTTtgtctattaaatttattacaagtacTATATGAAATGGACAAGCTGAAGAAATTTACATAACCACCAATTGTTCATTGTCTGTATGAGACAGAGAAAGCCAAAAACATTTTGAGGAGAAagtagtttaaaattttttggTATTTGCAGCGGTTTGTAATATgacataatatgttattgtggcttttaaacatatatatttatgatctTATTAAACTTTGcacacattattatttaagatttggTATTGGAAGATAAGTAAAGTACGTTGTTAATATTCCATTGCTGGGTTTTCTCCTCTTGTGAAAAAGGCTTTAAGGAGCTTATTTCGTTACGCATACTATACGGTTTGacgaatacacatatggcagaatttatCCAATACACACCGGTTTCTTTTCGATGTTTTTAGGCGATGActacgaggtgaattataaatacaacaaaagtATCTATAAGACATGGAAATTTAGTAGTGCTTGCTGGGTTTGAACACACAATTTTCGTTTCTATTTTCGTGTTCCTTCAGCTCCCTGTAATATATGCATCacaaatgttatgttataaataaaaaactttaattataaatttcttagGCCCGATTAGAGCTGGCGTCGTACGAGCCGTGGGGACGCGCAGGTGGCGGTGCGCCCAACCTTCGGAGTGTACGATTTTGCAACCTCCGCGCTATTGGTATCTACCCTGAAGATGAGcttaaggtatttaatttagGCACTGTTAAGTTACTAAAAAAATAGCTCATTTTCCTTTGAGAAGTCAAAACGTCAACTCTCTTCAGAGATGTTTTCCTTATGGGTCGGTCCCCTTCACTATAATGGTCAAAggcgattaaaaaaatattccgtgGGCAGTTTTTACCACATCCACGAGTTAAATTAGGCTCTGATCTATTTTTTCTGAACCTTTGAGCttattaatgtattgtaatttttatatgtagaaTAAACAATACAgagatttttatgtattttaataatggaaATCGCTGctcaatttattgtaataccAACATGTTATACCAAGGTCAATTATGTAAAAAAGTACGTTCTTAAAGTCTATTTCAAGACGAAACGAATTATAATTacgaaacatattataattttaaaatttaagatgtttgcataaattaagaatttatcaaattttaactttattggcTCATCATATTATGCGTTATTAGATTAAAGTCAAATTCAACTTTTGAACTTTACGCCGATTTATTGACATGAAAAAATAGTTTCGAAAACAAGCATCGGGTCTCGTCATCAATGCTTGGGGTTATAATGATTGTAATCAAGTAAGCGTTGTAATCAATCTGTATAAGGCAAGGGTCACATTGCGTTTGCAAGGCGGGACCGATGGATGACAGTGACATAACGCGAATACTTTAAAAGTGTGCTACATATGTCCTGACTTTCGCGGTAAAGAATTTAACCagtgtttatgtttattgtaacgaacactacatttacatttattaactttaaaaaatagtattgttgACCAATGTCAAAAGGGTCTCCATTGCTTTACACATATCGTGTACTTTCAAAGCAATTTTCAGTGTATCTTAAAAAACACgcttaatttattcttattatttattagtacaatcattacgaataatttattttttaaaagatataggtAGGGGatcgagcaaatggaccacctgatggtaagttatcatcaccgcccatagacaatggcgctgtaagaattaatgaccattccttacatcgccaatgtgccaccaacctccCAAGGTTGATAGATGATTGATGAAGTTACATAACGTaacttgtgccagtagttacactggctcaatcaccattcaaaccggaacacaacaacactgggaactgctatttggcggtataatatttgatgagtgggtggtacttacctagacgggctagcacaaagccctaccactaagtattgttagttaatttgttaattaatcaGTGAGAAACACCATCAACACATACTACATCTATTTCTTCTTCTTATATATTTCGTtgtatcataatattagtatatacttaaaaattgcAGGGCGTGGCTGCCCACGAACCTTGCCGAGGGTGGTCATCGCCTCGTCGCCACAGATGCACACCGCTTCGTCTCCGCGAAGATCCGCAACTTTGTTACGCTGATGTTTTACGGCAAACTGTTGACAATGACATAAGATATAAGCAAACGCCGAACCAACAACAGGCCTACAAACAAATTCTAGGTTTTACAAAAGATAACGAGTAACATTCATTTGACAAACACAAAATCATAGTTATTTTTCATCTATTATTTAGTGTTGATAATAGTTTTATAGATTCATAATGTGTACGATATCTCGTGAAATTAACTAGCTTAAGAAAGAGATACAAGAAGTGTAGGCAATAGGTAGCTTTAActgtattcattaaataaatttcagatgaAATGGTTGAAAAGAGACAGAAATCAATGAAGGATTCTATAAGACGCAATTTGGAATACGAGCGCAAAAtggtaaattaaaagttatatttttataaatttcgatttgctttttaaattatttcttttacttttagCACACGATGGATGGACCTTGGGGCAAGCCAGGACCAGGTGGGACGATTTGGAGGAATCCTCGAGATATTGGCTTAAATTTCTCTAAGTCTATGGTAAagcaaataatgaaatattatgaagGACAAATGTGCTAGAATAAGTGAATTAAATAgcttgatttaataattttcaggGTTGgacaaataatgaaatttttaataaattaagaggTGAACACAAGCGACATAAAAGGTCGTCGCTTACTTTACCTAAAGTAAAGACAGTCGACGATTATCCCAATGAAGATGAAACaccaaataaagaaaatataaaaccatCTAGCGTTGAAAAACTACCCAACATACCCGGTAAACAATTAAATCCAGGTAATAACGACTGTActgatgaaaaatttaaaagtggAGACAATGAACTTAAATATACTTCTAACAAAAATGGCAGACAAAAACGAAACCCCAATAAGAGTAAATTCGTAAAAAGGTTATCTAATGGAGAAAGAGTGGCGCGTAGAATTCCTGATGATGACGAGGACAACAGAGAAAGTAATGCCGTAAACAAAAAACTGACGCCAGAGGCTACAATACTACGTGTGACGGGAGGCATAGAACTTGTTCCATTGTTAGCAAGAAGAAGGCGCGTTGGTGCTCGAACTCTGCCTTCGAGCGATATCACACGACCTCCAGAGCAGTCATGCgagtatgtattaaataaacaataagtaaCTTATAAGTCCAATGCTATATTTGATCTCATA includes:
- the LOC125065435 gene encoding uncharacterized protein LOC125065435, whose translation is YKQTPNQQQAYKQILDEMVEKRQKSMKDSIRRNLEYERKMHTMDGPWGKPGPGGTIWRNPRDIGLNFSKSMGWTNNEIFNKLRGEHKRHKRSSLTLPKVKTVDDYPNEDETPNKENIKPSSVEKLPNIPGKQLNPGNNDCTDEKFKSGDNELKYTSNKNGRQKRNPNKSKFVKRLSNGERVARRIPDDDEDNRESNAVNKKLTPEATILRVTGGIELVPLLARRRRVGARTLPSSDITRPPEQSCEWRELMDVDYLRELKHQMRVKSEKQEERRRDSAESVQRHHETWASLWGRPGHGAPQQRGRYARSNLAQLLYVPHLTNSNI